A window of Phacochoerus africanus isolate WHEZ1 chromosome 11, ROS_Pafr_v1, whole genome shotgun sequence genomic DNA:
GATGAATgaagagagatgaagagagacTTACCTGGACAACAGTTCTGTTGTTCATGAGCCATCGTACGTAATAACGAATAGGAATCACAAGTGTGTAGAGGACGTGAAGGAAGGCAAATCCCAAGGCTACCAAGCCAAGCTGCTTTCTGCAGAGCATCCAGTGGTCAAGCCAGTCTGGAAATCGGCGGTATTTTGTACCTCGGTACAGCTGCAGAATGGCAGCAAGAACACCAGGGAGGTAAACCAAGGCAAGCAGTGTGAGTGCTGTGTTTGGAAAGATATGATTGGGAATGGAAATAGCCAGGCGAAATgtattatcttttctttcatacACATAAGGGTAGACTACATCTCTTATTAcacagtagaaaaagaagaagacacaCAGAACAGCAGACAAACAgaaggggaacttccacattggAAATAGTTGCAGGGGgtagttttcaatttctttggctGCCATGAGAGATCCTTTATCCAACGGAGTAAGTCCAAGAGTACGAACAATATCCATCACTCTCTGCTTGGCTTTTCTGTCATTTCCGCAGACAAACACCTGggttaaaataattcattttgtgtttattctttctttagtaattattttgaaattctttataAGCACCGTGTAGAACAATGCCATAGAGTAGTTAATTACTTTTCAAACAAGGCATATTTGACAAGAGGATATTTTAAACGGGTACAGACATGTGGGCTAGTTAAATACCAGGGTTTCAAGTTGAGAGTGGCTTTAGGCATATCACACGGATATGATAAGACTTGGTTCTCCATAGTGTGAACAGTTGATCTTTCTTCTGTATGCATGGCTGCCATATCTTTTATGGATTGCTTTTAATCTCAACGAATAAATGGAACCTGTTTCATACAAGGTAATGGGGGTGGAAAGCATATCCATCAACAGTTTAGCTGTTATTTTCTGGTACTGACAAAAGTTCTCCAGACACTGACACCATTGGATTCCATGAAGCTAAAAGCTGAGGATGCAGAAGGTGGGAAATACATCACTACACTTGACCACCCGACTTGGTCAAATCCAAGAAAGTTATTCCTGGCACATATTAGcagatttaaatgttttcttttgcagTTATCTTTTGGAATCTTTGGGGGTAAATTCCtattaaaacatttactttttaaagatgaTTGCATGTAAATCTATGTTTTAAACTTACCTGGCGACTTGCATCCAGCGCTCCTGACTGCAGAGCCCAGGCTGAGATAGTGTTGAATGCTTTTACTACATGGGCTCCTGGCAGCAACTGAGCGAGGTACTCTGCATTGGATTCCAGATACTGATTGATTTTGAGATTGTTGCTGACATCAACCAGTATTTTCCCATTGAGAACCTCAGTTAGGTGTGTGAGAAAATCGTAATGTTCCCTGTGGACGGTTAGGATTATAATGTCAGATTTCTGGGCAGCTTCTGAGTAGCTCAAGACCTCTGCACCACTGGGCAGCAGACTGGACATCCCCGGGTTTCGACttccaaaaacaatagaataACCACACTGGAGCATTTTAAGTCCAAGTGATCTTCCAAAATCTCCAGTTCCAAAAATACAGACAGTCTCTTGCTTTTCTGAAGAAATCATGGTGAGAGGAAGTGTGTCCGTAGAGGTTTTCTccataactgaaaaataataatgcagATACCCAACAAAATGTGAatgttctggggaaaaaaattaatgagaattTTACCCAGGAAACAGTGATTGACTGCTGTTGTTTGAGTCTTCTAATGAATTATCTGAAGCATGTTCCGTACAAAATTTGGAAGGAATAACAACTGTCTTATGTATTCTTTTATGAGTCTTATTTAACAAAATCTTCTATTGGATAAAGAAATGTACTAAAAACCCAAGACACTTACGGGTTGATGTCTTAAACTATGGACATGCATCACAATGATACTGCATTTATCGAACACAATTCCCAAAGTTCTCAAGAATAAGATCTGATAGAGAAAGCACTAAAAAGGAAGTTATAGAccaattcatttatttagtataCAAAAATcccaaattgggagttcccatcaaggctccgtggtaatgactagtatccatgaggatttgggttctacccctggtctcactccgtgggtcagggatctgccattgccatgagctctgg
This region includes:
- the STEAP4 gene encoding metalloreductase STEAP4, with protein sequence MEKTSTDTLPLTMISSEKQETVCIFGTGDFGRSLGLKMLQCGYSIVFGSRNPGMSSLLPSGAEVLSYSEAAQKSDIIILTVHREHYDFLTHLTEVLNGKILVDVSNNLKINQYLESNAEYLAQLLPGAHVVKAFNTISAWALQSGALDASRQVFVCGNDRKAKQRVMDIVRTLGLTPLDKGSLMAAKEIENYPLQLFPMWKFPFCLSAVLCVFFFFYCVIRDVVYPYVYERKDNTFRLAISIPNHIFPNTALTLLALVYLPGVLAAILQLYRGTKYRRFPDWLDHWMLCRKQLGLVALGFAFLHVLYTLVIPIRYYVRWLMNNRTVVQAIAKKENPFIISTAWLSDSYLALGILGFFLFVLLGITSLPSVSNMVNWREFRFVQSKLGYLTLILCTAHTLVYGGRRFLDPSTLKWYLPSAYVIALIIPCTLLVVKFILILPCIDKPLTRIRQGWERNPKFLESALNGKTDL